A portion of the Myxococcales bacterium genome contains these proteins:
- a CDS encoding HAMP domain-containing histidine kinase, whose translation MGAVVTGPGRGLRVQIVLALAGLLVLAFVPLFFAIASIGRTALVAEREDGARALASVVAHDVEAARAQNASAPALVIHDILASYVHAGALEAVAAFDAQGQMVASAGAEAAALVAPPELIARRVVERPAARFARARVVRTPHVRVLEVAAPAGEFLVVARVFAGEIDRAAPLVRLVAIYVGVFAASLLIFAYIVLTRLIVRPLESLAKAAGRVAGGARTLVVHDSGAREIRELGEAFGTMTTHLLVEEENLKKKIDELTRTTRRLTETNVQLERSDRMASVGRLAAGVAHEIGNPLAALLGLEDLVLDGGLDATAQRDFMLRMKKETERINGVVHDLLDFAREGPEGSGVASVRAVFDDVVALVRHQKEVRNVELRVEVDATLEVGLAPGRLTQVVLNLVLNAASALGGSGEVRLRASRVGEVARLEIEDTGPGVPESLRNSIFEPFVTTKDVGQGTGLGLSVCKGIVEGARGTISVDANYREGARFVVELPALPHGNV comes from the coding sequence ATGGGGGCCGTGGTGACGGGCCCCGGCAGAGGACTCCGCGTGCAGATCGTCCTGGCGCTGGCGGGCCTCTTGGTTTTGGCCTTCGTCCCGCTCTTTTTTGCTATCGCGAGCATCGGCCGGACGGCGCTCGTCGCGGAGCGAGAAGACGGAGCCCGCGCCCTGGCGAGTGTCGTGGCGCACGACGTGGAGGCGGCTCGCGCTCAAAACGCGTCGGCGCCGGCGCTCGTGATTCACGACATCCTGGCCAGCTACGTTCACGCGGGAGCCCTCGAAGCCGTCGCCGCCTTCGATGCGCAGGGGCAGATGGTGGCCAGCGCCGGCGCCGAGGCTGCTGCGCTCGTGGCGCCGCCGGAGCTCATCGCGCGTCGCGTTGTCGAGCGACCGGCAGCACGCTTCGCGCGCGCGCGGGTCGTTCGCACGCCACACGTGCGCGTGCTCGAGGTCGCCGCTCCCGCGGGCGAGTTCCTCGTCGTGGCGCGGGTCTTCGCAGGCGAGATCGATCGCGCCGCGCCGCTCGTGAGGCTCGTCGCCATCTACGTCGGTGTCTTCGCCGCGAGCTTGCTGATCTTCGCCTACATCGTCCTCACCCGCCTCATCGTGAGGCCCCTCGAGTCGCTCGCGAAAGCAGCGGGACGTGTCGCCGGCGGCGCGCGCACGCTCGTGGTCCACGACAGCGGTGCGCGCGAGATTCGCGAGCTTGGCGAGGCCTTCGGGACCATGACGACACACCTGCTCGTCGAAGAAGAGAACCTCAAGAAGAAGATCGACGAGCTGACCCGTACGACGCGCCGTCTCACGGAGACCAACGTGCAGCTCGAGCGCAGCGATCGCATGGCCAGCGTTGGCCGCCTCGCCGCAGGCGTCGCGCACGAGATCGGCAATCCCCTCGCGGCCCTCTTGGGACTCGAGGACTTGGTGCTCGATGGCGGCCTCGACGCGACAGCGCAACGCGACTTCATGCTCCGCATGAAGAAGGAGACGGAGCGCATCAACGGTGTCGTCCACGATCTCCTCGACTTTGCACGAGAGGGGCCGGAGGGCAGCGGCGTCGCGTCGGTTCGCGCGGTCTTCGACGACGTCGTGGCGCTCGTGCGCCATCAGAAGGAGGTGCGGAACGTGGAGCTCCGGGTCGAGGTCGACGCGACGCTCGAAGTGGGGCTCGCGCCGGGCCGATTGACGCAGGTGGTTCTTAACCTCGTGCTCAACGCGGCGTCGGCGCTCGGCGGCAGCGGAGAGGTTCGCCTTCGCGCGTCGCGCGTTGGCGAGGTGGCTCGCCTCGAAATTGAGGACACCGGTCCCGGCGTACCCGAGAGTCTCCGCAACTCGATCTTCGAACCCTTCGTCACGACGAAAGACGTCGGGCAGGGCACCGGCCTCGGCCTCTCTGTGTGCAAGGGCATCGTCGAAGGCGCGCGGGGCACCATCTCCGTCGACGCGAACTACCGCGAAGGCGCCCGCTTTGTGGTCGAACTGCCAGCGCTTCCGCACGGCAACGTGTGA
- a CDS encoding ferrous iron transport protein A, with protein sequence MPLRAPFRVSQVGLDRELVAWLKAVGIEEGTTLEVLRRGIFGGPLHVRTSLGCELAVHRAIAKGIRVEKGEVDARVAAASGPDLDLAPLSASTAA encoded by the coding sequence GTGCCTTTGAGGGCGCCGTTCCGCGTGAGCCAAGTTGGGCTCGATCGCGAGCTGGTGGCATGGCTGAAGGCCGTCGGTATCGAGGAAGGCACGACGCTCGAGGTGCTCCGGCGGGGGATTTTTGGCGGGCCGTTGCACGTCCGGACGTCCCTGGGCTGCGAGTTGGCCGTGCACCGCGCCATCGCCAAGGGCATTCGGGTCGAAAAGGGCGAGGTTGACGCTCGCGTGGCGGCGGCGAGCGGGCCCGACCTCGATCTCGCTCCGCTGAGTGCGAGCACGGCGGCGTGA
- a CDS encoding ferrous iron transporter B, translating into MNDAQAASDHVDSGAGGVKDGEGQGRARESSSGREPLVVMVGRPNSGKSSLFNAVTGSSARVGNFPGVTVDVLESEARLADGTKIELADLPGLYTIDPNADAATDEGVAAKFITDARNDGRPVVLMQVLDATHLGLHLRLTTELARLELPLVVAVSQVDLLKDAHRAINIQALEAALGATVVAVSARSASAKADVLSAIERCLKEPSPPRTDFDPVLTADGAIRVKGGAEGRAATERLDGVLLHPLAGPVLFVLLMASLFAAVFLISDPVTTVLDGLIARARAAVESRVGTNLVASFISDGLLGGAGTVLAFLPQIVVLTLAMELLDASGYLARGAFLVDRLLRLMGLSGRSFLPLLMSHACAVPAISATRIVRDPKERLTAILVLPLMTCSARIPTYALVVSTFFFSASAFRKAAIFVVLYFAGLASGLVASLILRRTAVRGRSLPLVLEMPGYRMPQPTVVARQAWRAASRFLREVGTTIVVASAVLWAVLTLPSPWATATATESATMTATAQAPRPTPIEKSVAASVGRALEPVTKPLGFDWRINVGLIGSFGARELMVGTLGIIFGIDDAGADPAPLSERLRSARGPSGTPLYPTRTGLALLAFFVVACQCMSTVAAIRRETRSLRWPAFVLAYTYAAAYVLALAVHGVAGAMGL; encoded by the coding sequence GTGAACGACGCGCAAGCGGCGAGCGACCACGTCGACAGCGGTGCCGGAGGAGTGAAGGACGGCGAAGGCCAAGGTCGCGCGAGGGAGTCCTCGAGCGGACGCGAACCGCTCGTCGTCATGGTGGGCCGGCCGAACTCCGGCAAGTCGTCGCTCTTCAACGCGGTGACCGGCTCGAGCGCCCGCGTCGGCAATTTCCCCGGTGTCACCGTCGACGTCTTGGAGTCGGAAGCGCGACTCGCCGATGGAACGAAGATCGAGCTCGCCGACCTGCCGGGTCTCTACACCATCGACCCAAACGCCGACGCGGCCACCGACGAAGGCGTGGCTGCCAAGTTCATCACCGATGCGCGGAACGACGGACGTCCCGTCGTGCTGATGCAGGTGCTGGACGCCACCCACCTAGGGCTGCACTTGCGACTGACGACCGAGCTGGCGCGCCTTGAGCTTCCGCTCGTGGTGGCCGTCTCACAGGTCGACCTCTTGAAGGACGCCCATCGCGCCATCAACATCCAGGCCCTTGAGGCAGCGCTCGGCGCCACCGTCGTGGCGGTGAGCGCGCGGTCCGCGTCCGCCAAGGCCGATGTGCTCTCGGCCATCGAGCGGTGCCTGAAGGAGCCAAGCCCACCGCGCACGGATTTCGATCCAGTGCTGACCGCCGACGGGGCCATTCGCGTCAAAGGGGGAGCGGAGGGGCGGGCTGCGACGGAACGACTCGACGGCGTCCTTCTGCATCCGCTCGCGGGCCCCGTCCTGTTCGTGCTGCTGATGGCGTCGCTCTTCGCGGCCGTGTTCCTCATCTCCGATCCTGTCACGACGGTCCTCGATGGACTCATCGCGCGTGCGCGCGCCGCCGTCGAGAGCCGCGTCGGCACCAACCTGGTGGCGTCGTTCATTAGCGACGGTCTCTTGGGCGGCGCCGGCACGGTGCTGGCGTTCTTGCCGCAGATCGTGGTCCTCACGCTGGCCATGGAGCTGCTCGACGCGAGCGGGTACTTGGCGCGCGGAGCGTTTCTCGTCGACCGGTTGCTGCGTCTCATGGGCCTGAGTGGTCGGTCATTCCTTCCGCTCCTCATGAGTCACGCGTGCGCCGTTCCCGCGATTTCCGCCACACGCATCGTGAGGGATCCGAAGGAGCGACTGACGGCCATCTTGGTCCTGCCGCTGATGACGTGCTCGGCGCGAATTCCCACCTACGCGCTCGTCGTCAGCACGTTCTTCTTTTCAGCCTCGGCGTTCCGCAAAGCGGCGATCTTCGTCGTGCTCTATTTCGCGGGCCTCGCCAGCGGCCTCGTCGCGTCGCTCATCCTTCGTAGAACGGCGGTGAGAGGTCGCAGCTTGCCGCTCGTGCTCGAGATGCCGGGCTACCGTATGCCTCAGCCAACGGTCGTCGCGCGGCAAGCCTGGCGCGCGGCGTCCCGATTCCTGAGAGAGGTCGGGACCACGATCGTCGTGGCTTCGGCGGTGCTCTGGGCCGTCCTCACGCTTCCGTCGCCGTGGGCGACCGCGACCGCGACCGAGAGCGCAACCATGACGGCGACCGCGCAAGCGCCACGCCCTACGCCCATCGAGAAGAGCGTCGCCGCATCCGTCGGACGCGCGCTGGAGCCCGTGACGAAGCCGCTCGGCTTCGACTGGCGCATCAACGTCGGACTCATCGGCTCCTTTGGCGCGCGCGAGCTGATGGTCGGCACGCTCGGCATCATCTTCGGCATCGACGACGCGGGCGCCGATCCGGCGCCGCTGTCGGAGCGCCTTCGGAGCGCAAGGGGCCCGAGCGGGACGCCGCTCTATCCGACGCGAACGGGCCTCGCGCTCCTGGCGTTTTTCGTCGTCGCGTGCCAGTGCATGAGCACCGTCGCGGCCATTCGCCGTGAGACGAGGAGCCTTCGGTGGCCCGCCTTCGTGCTCGCGTACACGTACGCTGCGGCCTATGTGCTCGCGCTCGCCGTGCACGGCGTTGCGGGCGCCATGGGTCTGTAG
- a CDS encoding HAD-IIB family hydrolase — protein sequence MNPESANARTPGLLAVDLDGTLLDGNGQPHASDLHAMRALSRTGVPITIITGRLYSGTRPTAVALGLTGPVGCVDGSHLVSASTHTTLMHHGIRGEHALKLRDALAASGAATFVFARDAIVHDHEGEPFLSYVVTWSKDVERTDRVADHHSWENEDGITAVVALGTVQQIASSVEAIQADVGDAAQVAMFPVRRAGGGWGMVVRGAGGNKGSALEWIAAHYGVGIEQTVAVGDWLNDVPMLKTAGHSFAMGQAPDDVKRAAGHVLTETSETGGGIARIVNELFGVR from the coding sequence ATGAACCCCGAGTCGGCGAACGCCCGAACGCCGGGCCTTCTCGCCGTCGACCTCGATGGGACGTTGCTGGACGGCAACGGCCAACCGCACGCGAGCGACTTGCACGCGATGCGTGCGCTCTCGCGCACCGGGGTGCCTATCACGATCATCACGGGGCGCCTCTATTCGGGGACGCGCCCCACGGCCGTCGCGCTCGGCCTCACGGGGCCCGTCGGCTGTGTCGATGGCAGTCACCTCGTCAGCGCTTCGACGCACACAACGCTGATGCACCACGGCATCCGCGGTGAGCACGCGCTCAAGCTTCGCGACGCCTTGGCCGCCAGCGGCGCAGCCACGTTCGTGTTCGCGCGCGATGCCATCGTTCACGACCATGAGGGAGAGCCCTTCCTCTCGTACGTGGTCACGTGGTCCAAAGACGTCGAACGCACGGACCGCGTCGCCGATCACCATTCCTGGGAAAACGAAGACGGCATCACCGCCGTCGTGGCGCTCGGGACCGTGCAGCAGATCGCATCCTCCGTCGAGGCCATTCAGGCCGACGTGGGCGACGCCGCCCAGGTGGCCATGTTTCCCGTGCGACGCGCCGGCGGCGGATGGGGAATGGTCGTCCGCGGCGCTGGCGGCAACAAGGGCTCGGCGCTCGAGTGGATAGCGGCGCACTACGGTGTCGGCATCGAGCAGACGGTCGCCGTCGGCGACTGGCTCAACGACGTCCCCATGCTGAAGACGGCCGGCCACTCGTTTGCCATGGGTCAAGCCCCCGACGACGTGAAGCGAGCTGCTGGTCACGTGCTGACGGAGACGAGCGAGACCGGCGGCGGCATCGCGCGCATCGTCAACGAGTTGTTCGGCGTCCGGTAG
- the rpmA gene encoding 50S ribosomal protein L27 has translation MAHKKGAGSTRNGRDSNSQRRGTKVYGGETVRAGNIIVRQVGGSIAAGHNVGQGRDFTLFSLIDGVVKYEWRSNTKRKVSVFPHAG, from the coding sequence ATGGCTCACAAAAAAGGCGCAGGCAGCACCCGCAACGGACGCGACTCCAATTCGCAGCGCCGCGGGACCAAAGTTTACGGCGGCGAGACCGTCCGCGCAGGCAACATCATCGTTCGTCAGGTCGGCGGCAGCATCGCGGCCGGCCACAACGTGGGGCAGGGGCGTGACTTCACGCTGTTCTCCCTCATCGATGGCGTCGTGAAGTACGAGTGGCGCTCCAATACCAAGCGCAAGGTCTCGGTCTTCCCGCACGCGGGATGA
- the rplU gene encoding 50S ribosomal protein L21, translating to MYAVFKTGGKQYRVAQGDKLRVEKLPGGVGDSVSFDEVLLVGGDAVKIGQPTVKGAKVSAKITSQGLGEKIIIFKFRRRKNYRRKTGHRQPFTALEITGITG from the coding sequence ATGTACGCGGTGTTCAAGACGGGCGGCAAGCAGTATCGGGTCGCTCAAGGCGACAAACTCCGAGTGGAGAAGCTCCCCGGCGGTGTTGGCGATTCCGTTTCCTTCGACGAGGTCCTCCTCGTGGGCGGCGATGCGGTGAAGATTGGCCAGCCGACCGTCAAGGGCGCGAAGGTGTCCGCGAAGATCACCAGCCAGGGCCTCGGCGAAAAGATCATCATCTTCAAGTTCCGCCGCCGTAAGAACTATCGCAGGAAGACGGGTCATCGGCAGCCCTTCACCGCCCTCGAGATCACCGGCATCACCGGCTGA
- a CDS encoding DUF1957 domain-containing protein — MGHAEASGAANGHVAIVLHAHLPFVRHPEHERHLEERWLYEALIECYLPLLDVFDRLAGEGVGFEATMTVTPPLAAMLSDAMLRRRFDAHLARLEALAEKEMVRLYGDSRFAPLATFYRHELARIRSIWERHGGNVLAGLVAHWDAGRLELITCSATHCYLPAMVPAREGVRPQLELGFRAFETLVGRRPEGAWLAECAYHPTLDAEMARAGMRFTVLDSHGLDLARPRPPFGVHAPIASPNGVAFFARDAESSRQVWSREEGYPGDFVYRDFYRDIGFDLDEEHLYGEVGPHGTRLMTGLKYYRITGKTDHKEHYQPSAAAARAREHGRHFAASRIAQVKDLAHRVPHPIVVSPYDAELFGHWWFEGPVFLESVFRELHARRGDGVTAINLRSYLERYPAIVSATPAATSWGAGGYGAVWVGAEAAWSWRHVHHATRYAKFLVEQHRGDGGLRGRALDQLIRELLLLQSSDWNFIIKTGTSMKYAEARIRAHVHRLRHLGHLVETGVIEGEDAAWLDDVCARDNFLWQLSGSGLRDVF, encoded by the coding sequence ATGGGCCATGCGGAAGCGTCCGGCGCTGCGAACGGCCATGTCGCCATCGTGCTGCACGCGCACCTGCCCTTCGTGCGGCACCCGGAGCACGAACGGCACCTCGAGGAGCGGTGGCTCTACGAGGCGCTCATCGAGTGCTACCTGCCGCTGCTCGACGTCTTCGACCGGCTCGCGGGTGAAGGCGTCGGTTTCGAAGCCACCATGACCGTGACGCCGCCGCTCGCCGCGATGCTGAGCGACGCCATGTTGCGGAGGCGCTTCGACGCGCACCTCGCGCGACTCGAGGCGCTCGCCGAAAAAGAGATGGTTCGCCTCTACGGCGATAGTCGCTTTGCGCCGCTCGCCACCTTCTATCGTCACGAGCTGGCGCGCATCCGCAGCATCTGGGAGCGACACGGGGGCAACGTGTTGGCGGGCCTGGTCGCCCACTGGGACGCCGGCCGTCTCGAGCTCATCACCTGCTCGGCGACCCACTGCTACCTGCCGGCGATGGTGCCCGCGCGCGAAGGCGTCCGGCCGCAGCTCGAGCTCGGCTTTCGGGCCTTCGAGACGCTCGTCGGGCGACGACCCGAGGGCGCCTGGCTAGCCGAGTGCGCCTATCACCCGACGCTCGACGCTGAGATGGCGCGCGCCGGCATGAGGTTCACCGTCCTCGATTCGCACGGCCTCGATCTCGCGAGACCGCGGCCTCCCTTCGGCGTGCACGCGCCCATCGCATCCCCGAACGGCGTCGCCTTCTTTGCGCGAGACGCCGAGTCGAGCCGTCAGGTCTGGTCCCGGGAAGAGGGCTACCCCGGCGACTTCGTGTATCGAGACTTCTACCGAGACATCGGCTTCGACCTCGATGAGGAGCACCTCTATGGAGAGGTCGGTCCTCATGGCACGCGGCTGATGACGGGGCTCAAGTACTACCGCATCACCGGCAAGACCGATCACAAGGAGCACTACCAGCCGAGCGCCGCGGCGGCCCGCGCGCGCGAGCACGGCAGGCACTTCGCCGCGTCGCGCATCGCCCAGGTGAAAGACCTCGCCCACCGGGTGCCCCACCCCATCGTCGTCTCGCCGTACGACGCCGAGCTCTTCGGGCATTGGTGGTTCGAAGGGCCTGTCTTTCTCGAATCCGTGTTCCGCGAGCTGCACGCGCGAAGGGGAGACGGCGTCACCGCCATCAACCTCCGGTCGTACCTCGAGCGGTACCCGGCCATCGTCAGCGCGACGCCGGCGGCGACGTCTTGGGGAGCCGGCGGCTACGGCGCCGTTTGGGTCGGCGCCGAGGCCGCGTGGTCGTGGCGGCACGTGCACCACGCGACGCGGTACGCGAAGTTTTTGGTGGAGCAGCACCGAGGCGACGGCGGCCTGCGTGGACGCGCGCTCGATCAGCTGATCCGCGAGCTCTTGCTGCTGCAATCGAGCGACTGGAACTTCATCATCAAGACCGGCACGTCGATGAAATACGCCGAAGCCCGCATCCGCGCCCACGTGCATCGGCTCCGTCACCTGGGACACCTCGTCGAGACGGGGGTCATTGAAGGCGAAGACGCCGCATGGCTCGACGACGTGTGCGCCCGCGACAACTTCTTGTGGCAGCTCTCGGGAAGCGGGCTGCGAGACGTGTTTTGA
- a CDS encoding 4-hydroxy-tetrahydrodipicolinate synthase, with the protein MLTLEGTYTAIVTPFAADESIDWKAFDALVDAQIAGGVSGLVPCGTTGESPALSEEEQLAVIKRTVARAAGRVPVIAGTGSNSTRHAIHLSKAAEAAGADGVMVVVPYYNKPTQEGLFRHFTAVAAAVKCPVMIYNIPGRTGIDLSADTLVRICEASPNVIATKEATGNVLRAQELVRRLGQRLTVLCGDDALTLPMVAIGARGVVSVTSNLLPKEVSEATRAALQGDNEKARRLHLALVPVHEIMFVEANPGPVKAAMAKRGMLADVVRGPLSSATEPSRKRLWETLDRYEGRAP; encoded by the coding sequence ATGCTCACGCTGGAAGGCACCTACACCGCGATTGTCACGCCGTTTGCCGCTGACGAGTCCATCGACTGGAAAGCCTTCGACGCCCTCGTCGACGCGCAGATCGCTGGAGGCGTCAGCGGTCTCGTCCCCTGCGGCACGACGGGCGAGAGCCCGGCGCTCTCAGAGGAAGAGCAGCTCGCGGTCATCAAGCGCACGGTGGCGCGTGCGGCCGGCCGGGTGCCCGTCATCGCGGGCACGGGCTCCAATTCGACGCGCCACGCGATTCACCTCTCGAAGGCCGCGGAAGCCGCCGGGGCCGACGGCGTCATGGTCGTGGTGCCGTATTACAACAAGCCCACGCAAGAGGGACTCTTCCGCCACTTCACCGCGGTGGCCGCGGCGGTCAAGTGCCCGGTCATGATTTACAACATTCCCGGTCGCACCGGCATCGACCTCTCGGCCGACACGCTCGTCCGCATCTGCGAAGCGTCGCCGAACGTCATCGCCACGAAGGAGGCGACGGGCAACGTGCTCCGCGCGCAAGAGCTGGTGCGGCGACTCGGGCAGCGACTCACGGTGCTGTGCGGCGATGACGCGTTGACCTTGCCGATGGTCGCCATCGGCGCTCGCGGCGTGGTCAGCGTCACGAGCAACCTGCTCCCGAAAGAGGTGAGCGAGGCCACGCGGGCCGCGCTTCAGGGCGACAACGAAAAGGCGAGGCGCCTTCACCTGGCCCTCGTGCCCGTCCACGAGATCATGTTCGTGGAGGCGAACCCAGGCCCCGTTAAGGCGGCCATGGCGAAGCGCGGCATGCTCGCCGACGTCGTTCGCGGACCGCTCTCCTCGGCGACGGAACCGTCGCGGAAGAGGCTCTGGGAGACGCTCGACCGGTACGAAGGCCGCGCGCCGTGA
- the dapB gene encoding 4-hydroxy-tetrahydrodipicolinate reductase, producing MGQAILRLAEEAGDIDVVARASEGDSLEAACAAGAHVAIDFSSPAATRAFVALAAEARLPVVVGTTGLGEDDRLALSAAAASTPLFVSSNMSVGVYVLGALLERALVMLGPDFDVEIVEAHHRRKVDAPSGTAMTLLDVARKTRAGSEASFGRSGRPGARPAAEIGVLAMRGGDVVGDHHVHLLGDGERLELTHRASNRDVFAHGALRAARFLAHGRSPGLYGMKDLFA from the coding sequence ATGGGGCAAGCGATCCTGCGCCTCGCCGAAGAAGCCGGAGACATCGACGTCGTCGCGCGGGCATCGGAGGGCGACTCGCTCGAGGCCGCTTGTGCGGCCGGCGCCCACGTGGCCATCGATTTTTCGTCGCCCGCAGCGACGCGTGCCTTCGTGGCGCTCGCCGCCGAGGCTCGGCTGCCGGTTGTGGTCGGCACGACGGGCCTCGGCGAAGACGATCGGCTCGCGCTCTCGGCCGCTGCCGCGAGCACGCCGCTCTTCGTCTCGTCCAACATGAGCGTCGGCGTCTACGTGCTGGGCGCGCTGCTCGAACGGGCGCTCGTGATGCTTGGCCCCGACTTCGACGTGGAGATTGTCGAAGCGCATCACCGACGCAAGGTGGACGCGCCTAGCGGAACGGCGATGACGCTGCTCGATGTGGCGCGCAAGACGCGCGCGGGCTCCGAGGCCTCCTTCGGTCGCAGCGGCCGGCCTGGCGCGAGGCCGGCGGCGGAGATCGGCGTCCTCGCGATGCGAGGAGGCGACGTCGTTGGCGATCATCACGTTCACCTGCTCGGCGACGGGGAGCGACTCGAGCTGACGCATCGCGCTTCGAACCGCGACGTCTTTGCGCATGGTGCGCTCCGGGCCGCGCGATTCCTAGCGCACGGCCGTTCGCCGGGCCTCTACGGGATGAAGGACCTCTTCGCGTAG
- a CDS encoding PEGA domain-containing protein, giving the protein MLSVRLRDARPLPHRLVKRRALALATSSVAAVAATALLLGASAAVAAEPPAKAPAKAPPAKSRPAESAAPSKMKTEVPILGLSSEDAEDQAEALTGALRSRARLAPGVIVDETTVNLGTLMNGLSCGQQPDPLCLIKIGEQLKVDRFVWGQLRKGPDRGQVTADVHLWRRGKPDTVASESFSDNLRDQNDDVLRRIAGRLSDRLFGQPVAAPVTVRVGDLTGELVVDGGEAVAIVRGEATVELRPGRHTIKVTADGYETLTREVDVSSTAEQVLTLKLAAVGETKAPEPSAPISTRTVVALGFIGVGVGFGIAGTVKAAEFLTLKDENRRDHETLRGDFCSPQGVPQSDVAALDAACKRVERGENVRLLELVFYGVAAATAGTGLVLLVTDSGDKGQSDGGKASARRPLPVSPRIGKGGGSLDLTLPF; this is encoded by the coding sequence GTGCTCTCGGTTCGACTGCGAGATGCTCGCCCCTTGCCGCATCGCCTCGTGAAGCGACGCGCGTTGGCGCTGGCCACGTCATCGGTCGCCGCCGTGGCGGCCACCGCGCTGCTGCTCGGCGCGTCCGCCGCCGTCGCGGCAGAGCCGCCGGCGAAAGCCCCCGCCAAGGCGCCGCCCGCGAAGAGCCGCCCCGCAGAGAGCGCCGCCCCGTCGAAGATGAAGACGGAGGTTCCGATCCTCGGGCTCTCTTCGGAAGACGCGGAGGACCAAGCCGAAGCCCTCACGGGCGCGCTTCGGTCCCGCGCGCGGCTCGCGCCCGGTGTCATCGTCGACGAAACGACCGTGAACCTCGGCACGCTCATGAACGGATTGAGCTGCGGGCAGCAGCCCGACCCGCTCTGCCTCATCAAGATCGGCGAGCAGCTCAAGGTCGACCGCTTCGTCTGGGGCCAGCTTCGCAAGGGCCCCGATCGCGGGCAGGTCACGGCGGATGTCCACCTGTGGCGTCGAGGCAAACCCGACACCGTGGCCTCCGAGTCGTTTAGCGACAACTTGCGCGATCAGAACGACGACGTGCTCCGTCGCATCGCTGGCCGGCTGAGCGATCGCCTCTTCGGCCAACCGGTCGCTGCGCCGGTCACGGTCCGCGTCGGCGATCTCACCGGGGAGCTCGTCGTCGACGGCGGCGAAGCCGTCGCCATCGTGCGCGGCGAAGCGACCGTCGAACTTCGGCCCGGTCGTCACACGATTAAGGTCACGGCCGACGGCTACGAGACGCTCACCAGGGAAGTCGACGTGTCGTCCACGGCCGAGCAGGTGCTCACGCTCAAGCTCGCGGCCGTTGGCGAAACGAAGGCGCCGGAGCCGTCGGCCCCGATCTCGACGCGCACAGTCGTCGCGCTCGGCTTCATCGGCGTGGGCGTCGGCTTTGGCATCGCCGGCACCGTGAAGGCGGCCGAGTTTCTCACGCTGAAAGACGAGAATCGTCGAGACCACGAGACGCTGCGCGGCGACTTCTGCTCACCCCAAGGAGTGCCCCAGTCGGACGTCGCGGCGCTGGATGCGGCGTGCAAACGCGTCGAGCGCGGCGAAAATGTGCGCCTCTTGGAGCTGGTGTTCTATGGCGTGGCCGCCGCAACGGCGGGCACCGGCCTCGTCTTGCTCGTGACCGACTCGGGCGACAAAGGACAGAGTGATGGCGGCAAGGCGAGCGCGCGGCGCCCGCTGCCCGTGAGCCCCCGCATCGGCAAGGGCGGCGGCTCGCTCGATCTCACGCTGCCGTTCTAG
- the rsmD gene encoding 16S rRNA (guanine(966)-N(2))-methyltransferase RsmD, whose amino-acid sequence MRITGGAFRSRSLASPSGSETRPTADRVREALFSILENRYELTGARVLDLYAGTGALGLEALSRGASHVTFVERRREALAAIRTNVASLGVLAQSELMPRTVHAALAALAGPFKLIFADPPYADVQSGVAAEVMSGLARLLGEGSVFVLEHGKKAAAPSIAGLGCVDSRTYGDTALVFYEPR is encoded by the coding sequence ATGCGCATCACCGGCGGAGCCTTCCGCTCTCGATCCCTGGCGAGCCCTTCTGGCTCCGAGACTCGGCCGACGGCAGATCGGGTCCGGGAAGCGCTGTTCTCTATCCTGGAGAACCGCTACGAGCTCACGGGCGCTCGCGTCCTCGATCTCTACGCCGGAACGGGCGCCCTCGGCCTCGAGGCCCTGTCGCGGGGAGCGTCACACGTTACGTTCGTCGAGCGGCGGCGCGAGGCGCTGGCCGCGATTCGCACCAACGTGGCCTCCTTGGGCGTCCTGGCCCAGTCGGAGCTGATGCCGCGGACCGTCCACGCGGCCCTCGCCGCGCTCGCCGGTCCCTTCAAACTGATTTTTGCCGACCCCCCCTACGCTGACGTTCAGTCTGGCGTTGCGGCGGAGGTCATGAGTGGATTGGCCCGGCTGCTCGGCGAAGGCAGCGTCTTTGTGCTCGAACACGGCAAAAAAGCCGCTGCGCCCAGCATTGCCGGGCTGGGTTGCGTCGACAGCCGCACCTACGGCGACACGGCTCTGGTGTTTTACGAACCCCGATGA